One Thermus sp. CCB_US3_UF1 DNA window includes the following coding sequences:
- a CDS encoding alpha/beta fold hydrolase, with protein MRALLPALFLSLALAQEYRALPGAPTGHGALDQSYALVYRAENPKAVLLLVPGLLGGSTNFALLAERLRAEAPWLEVWAWERRANGLEDRRGFLAQDPLAYYQALKAPDLSPLRAWGLAVHLQDLDLAVEAARKRAPVVLGGHSLGAALATLYAWQHGEKLSGLLLLDGSLGAVRVSEEAFRQGQETPLGRLPGLEDLLAGRASPVFQTAFLSPKDLALAEAEAWLAARRPLEPVPLGAHWATREARALLRVDDHYSLFPIFSVSAGRAWAREGLSLLGLLQGRLVHTVRGPRGRLVEWRDTGEATDPRAFLRAFTRPETGFSEWYFPYRLLLEIAGYPYVGPYRPRPLPYPVLALGAERGLLPEAAGFRVGETFPKTPLGVQILPSLTHLDLLTEREGKTARAILGYLGGLPLGGPGGGGQP; from the coding sequence ATGCGCGCCCTGCTGCCTGCCCTTTTCCTCTCCCTGGCCTTGGCCCAGGAGTACCGGGCCCTTCCCGGAGCGCCCACGGGCCACGGGGCCCTGGACCAGAGCTACGCCCTGGTCTACCGCGCGGAGAACCCCAAGGCGGTCCTCCTCCTGGTGCCGGGGCTCCTGGGGGGGAGCACCAACTTCGCCCTCCTGGCCGAACGCCTGCGGGCGGAGGCCCCCTGGCTCGAGGTCTGGGCCTGGGAACGGCGGGCCAACGGCCTCGAGGACCGCCGGGGCTTCCTGGCCCAAGACCCCTTGGCCTACTACCAGGCCCTGAAGGCGCCCGACCTCTCCCCCTTGCGGGCCTGGGGCCTGGCGGTGCACCTCCAGGACCTGGACCTGGCGGTGGAGGCGGCCCGGAAGCGGGCCCCCGTGGTCCTCGGGGGGCACTCCTTGGGGGCCGCCCTGGCCACCCTCTACGCCTGGCAGCACGGGGAGAAGCTCTCGGGCCTCCTCCTCTTGGACGGAAGCCTAGGGGCGGTGCGGGTTTCCGAGGAGGCCTTCCGCCAGGGGCAGGAGACCCCCTTGGGCCGCCTGCCCGGCCTGGAGGACCTGCTGGCCGGACGGGCGAGCCCCGTCTTTCAGACCGCCTTCCTCTCCCCCAAAGACCTGGCCCTGGCCGAGGCCGAGGCCTGGCTGGCGGCCCGCCGCCCCCTGGAGCCCGTCCCCTTGGGGGCCCACTGGGCCACCCGCGAGGCCCGGGCCCTCCTCCGGGTGGACGACCACTACAGCCTCTTCCCCATCTTCAGCGTGAGCGCGGGCCGGGCCTGGGCCCGGGAGGGGCTGAGCCTTCTGGGGCTTCTCCAGGGGCGGCTGGTCCACACGGTGCGGGGGCCTAGGGGGAGGCTGGTGGAGTGGCGGGACACGGGGGAGGCCACGGACCCCAGGGCTTTCCTCAGGGCTTTCACCCGTCCCGAAACCGGGTTTTCGGAGTGGTACTTCCCCTACCGCCTCCTCTTGGAGATCGCCGGCTACCCCTACGTGGGCCCCTACCGGCCCCGCCCCCTCCCCTACCCCGTGCTGGCCCTAGGGGCGGAAAGGGGGCTTCTGCCCGAGGCAGCGGGCTTCCGGGTGGGGGAGACCTTCCCCAAGACCCCTTTAGGGGTCCAGATCCTTCCCAGCCTTACCCACCTGGACCTCCTCACGGAGCGGGAGGGCAAGACGGCCAGGGCCATCCTGGGGTACCTAGGGGGTCTACCCCTAGGTGGGCCAGGAGGAGGCGGGCAGCCCTGA
- a CDS encoding DOMON domain-containing protein: protein MKRSLAWLWVLVLGAALAQAPKVDGKIAGGEYAKSYKHEKSGITLYWSVVGDTLYLALEGQSKGWIGIGFLAEKSDKKKGGDQYLFYMEGGKLVALDMYQTKRTGAPVTDDKEGGKNSILAAMATYEGEKWMVEFSRKLKTGEATDVEIAPGRKLIVMLAHAEKMDPKEEHKKTERWYLEDFAF from the coding sequence ATGAAGCGGAGCTTAGCCTGGCTTTGGGTTCTGGTTCTGGGTGCGGCTTTGGCGCAGGCGCCCAAGGTGGACGGGAAGATCGCGGGCGGGGAGTACGCCAAGAGCTACAAGCACGAGAAAAGCGGGATCACCCTGTACTGGAGCGTGGTGGGGGACACCCTGTATCTGGCCCTCGAGGGCCAAAGCAAGGGCTGGATCGGAATCGGCTTCCTGGCGGAGAAAAGCGACAAGAAGAAGGGAGGGGACCAGTACCTCTTTTACATGGAGGGCGGCAAGCTGGTGGCCTTGGACATGTACCAGACCAAGCGCACGGGTGCCCCGGTAACCGACGACAAGGAAGGGGGTAAGAACTCCATCCTCGCCGCCATGGCCACCTACGAGGGGGAAAAGTGGATGGTGGAGTTTAGCCGCAAGCTGAAAACCGGGGAAGCCACGGACGTGGAGATCGCCCCGGGAAGGAAGCTTATCGTGATGCTGGCCCACGCGGAGAAGATGGACCCCAAGGAGGAGCACAAGAAGACCGAGCGCTGGTACCTGGAGGACTTCGCCTTCTAG
- a CDS encoding flavin reductase family protein, which translates to MAAQAPKGQPQTAYRAFFYPMRLALLAVGRNFMPLAWWTPVSKTPFRFLFAMDRQNHSLSLLRELGEAALCFLPWEERAWVVRAGYLSGRKADKAQRLGVALRPARRLSHTQVPEKALAVYELSVTEWPTDGDHALFLGEVVHAEGFREAKERPILFLGFRDYATLGERWRFRP; encoded by the coding sequence ATGGCCGCACAAGCCCCTAAGGGCCAACCCCAAACCGCCTACCGGGCCTTCTTCTACCCCATGCGCCTGGCCCTTTTGGCCGTGGGGCGCAACTTCATGCCCCTGGCCTGGTGGACCCCGGTTTCCAAGACGCCCTTCCGCTTCCTCTTCGCCATGGACCGCCAGAACCACAGCCTAAGCCTCCTGCGGGAACTGGGGGAGGCCGCCCTCTGCTTTCTGCCTTGGGAGGAGCGGGCCTGGGTGGTGCGGGCGGGCTACCTCTCGGGAAGGAAAGCGGACAAGGCGCAAAGGTTGGGCGTGGCCTTGCGCCCGGCACGGAGGCTTTCCCATACCCAGGTGCCGGAAAAAGCCCTGGCGGTCTACGAACTATCGGTGACGGAGTGGCCCACGGACGGGGACCACGCCCTCTTCCTGGGGGAGGTGGTCCACGCCGAAGGCTTTAGGGAGGCCAAGGAACGGCCCATCCTCTTCCTGGGCTTTCGCGACTACGCCACCTTGGGGGAGAGGTGGCGGTTTAGGCCATGA
- a CDS encoding SDR family NAD(P)-dependent oxidoreductase, giving the protein MRVLILGATGGLGRALARALKGHELLLSGRRAEALRALGEEVGGKPLPADLTDELEAKALLEEAGPVDLLLHAVGVGARAPVRETPRDLLEETLQAHLLTAHLALKHARFRPGARAAFFGAYPAYVRVPGFAAYAAAKGALEAYVEAARKEFRREGVHLVVVRLPAVATGLWDPLGGPPRHALSPEEAAAKVLQGLLQEPPAELLEV; this is encoded by the coding sequence ATGCGGGTCTTGATCCTAGGCGCCACGGGAGGCTTGGGGAGGGCCCTGGCCCGGGCCCTTAAGGGGCATGAGCTTCTCCTTTCCGGGCGGCGGGCCGAGGCCCTACGGGCCCTGGGGGAGGAGGTGGGGGGAAAGCCCCTGCCCGCAGACCTGACGGACGAGCTAGAGGCCAAGGCCCTTCTGGAGGAAGCAGGCCCAGTGGACCTCCTCCTCCACGCGGTGGGGGTGGGGGCCCGGGCCCCGGTGCGGGAAACCCCCAGGGACCTCCTGGAGGAAACCCTCCAGGCCCACCTCCTCACCGCCCACCTTGCCCTTAAGCACGCCCGCTTCCGCCCGGGGGCCCGGGCGGCCTTCTTCGGCGCCTACCCCGCCTACGTGCGGGTGCCGGGGTTTGCCGCCTACGCCGCGGCCAAGGGGGCCCTCGAGGCCTACGTGGAGGCCGCCCGTAAGGAGTTCCGCCGGGAGGGGGTGCACCTGGTGGTGGTGCGCCTCCCCGCGGTGGCCACCGGGCTTTGGGACCCCTTGGGCGGCCCCCCGAGGCACGCCCTCTCCCCGGAAGAGGCGGCGGCCAAGGTGCTCCAAGGCCTCCTGCAGGAACCCCCAGCGGAGCTTCTGGAGGTCTAG
- a CDS encoding SDR family oxidoreductase — MTVLVTGATGYVGGRLVPRLLERGHRVRLLVRDPSRLVGRPWVAQVEVVQGSLEDPSSLRRALEGVEAAYYLVHAMLSEKAFLEAERRQAETFARVARETGLGHAIYLGGLLPKEGRPSPHLQSRAQVGEILRAHLPTTEFRAGPIVGSGSASFEMVRYLTERLPVMLAPRWILNPISPIAIRDVLAYLLLALERGPSGVVEIGAPSLTFKGMMEVYAGVRGLRRLILPVPVLAPRLAALWVGLVTPIPNRLALPLVEGILHPLVADTGRARALFPQVDPLPYRKAVELALERTALGEVETRWSGALFGQAYRLEDREGLIREVRSLPVEAPPEALFQVFSALGGERGWLVWNWAWALRGLLDRLLGGPGLRRGRRHPKQLLPGEAVDFWRVERVEPPRLLRLRAEMRLPGKAWLEWQALPEGEGARLVQTAYFEPVGLTGFLYWWLLYPIHRPIFSDLARAIAREAEAASARPRGLGRGAG, encoded by the coding sequence ATGACCGTTCTGGTCACGGGGGCCACGGGGTACGTGGGGGGAAGGCTGGTTCCCCGGCTCTTGGAAAGGGGGCACCGGGTCCGCCTCCTGGTGCGGGACCCCTCCCGGCTGGTGGGGCGGCCCTGGGTGGCCCAGGTGGAGGTGGTCCAGGGGAGCCTGGAAGACCCTTCCTCCCTCCGCCGGGCCTTAGAGGGGGTGGAAGCCGCTTACTACCTGGTCCACGCCATGCTCTCGGAAAAGGCCTTCCTCGAGGCCGAACGCCGCCAGGCGGAAACCTTCGCCCGCGTGGCCCGGGAAACCGGGCTAGGGCACGCCATCTACCTGGGGGGCCTCCTCCCCAAGGAGGGCAGGCCCTCCCCCCACCTGCAAAGCCGGGCCCAGGTGGGAGAGATCCTGAGGGCCCACCTTCCCACCACGGAGTTCCGGGCCGGGCCCATCGTGGGCTCGGGCTCAGCCAGCTTTGAGATGGTCCGCTACCTCACGGAGCGGCTTCCCGTGATGCTGGCCCCCCGCTGGATCCTAAACCCCATCTCCCCCATCGCCATCCGGGACGTCCTGGCCTACCTCCTCCTGGCCCTGGAACGGGGGCCTTCGGGGGTAGTGGAGATCGGGGCCCCGTCCCTCACCTTCAAGGGCATGATGGAGGTCTACGCCGGGGTGCGGGGGCTTAGGCGCCTCATCCTGCCCGTGCCCGTGCTGGCCCCCAGGCTGGCCGCCCTTTGGGTGGGGCTCGTCACCCCCATCCCCAACCGCCTAGCCCTTCCCCTGGTGGAGGGGATCCTCCACCCCCTGGTGGCGGACACGGGAAGGGCCCGGGCGCTCTTCCCGCAGGTAGACCCCCTTCCCTACCGCAAGGCGGTGGAGTTGGCCCTGGAGCGCACCGCCCTGGGGGAGGTGGAAACCCGCTGGTCGGGGGCCCTCTTCGGCCAGGCCTACCGTTTGGAGGACCGGGAAGGCCTCATCCGGGAGGTGCGCTCCCTGCCCGTGGAGGCCCCGCCCGAGGCCCTTTTCCAGGTCTTCTCCGCCTTGGGCGGGGAAAGGGGATGGCTGGTCTGGAACTGGGCCTGGGCCCTAAGGGGGCTTCTGGACCGCCTCCTGGGGGGACCGGGGCTTCGCCGGGGGCGGCGCCACCCCAAACAACTCCTCCCTGGGGAGGCGGTGGACTTCTGGCGGGTGGAGCGGGTGGAGCCCCCGCGCCTCCTCCGCCTGCGGGCGGAGATGCGCCTCCCGGGCAAGGCCTGGCTGGAGTGGCAGGCCCTTCCGGAGGGGGAAGGGGCAAGGCTGGTCCAGACGGCCTACTTTGAGCCTGTGGGCCTTACGGGCTTCCTCTACTGGTGGCTCCTCTACCCCATCCACCGTCCCATCTTCAGCGACCTGGCGCGGGCCATCGCCCGGGAAGCGGAGGCCGCCTCAGCCAGGCCTCGAGGGTTAGGGCGTGGGGCAGGGTGA
- a CDS encoding beta-carotene 15,15'-dioxygenase, Brp/Blh family → MLSVYLLPLALLPESWGQALLLLSALVLGLPHGAADLLVARRLGWPLAPFLGAYLLLAALPLALLLAHPPLGLLGFLLLALLHWGRVEGKGFLGYLRAGTVLLFPFLFHGEAIAPFLKAFAQGFALPPGVAFALWLGLLLLALRERHSLRLWGDTLALALLAFVAHPYAALAGYFLLQHSLDSLRLVGVRDREWLGVYAATLAALVLALLLYPHFQDPLAAYMALLFALTLPHALTLEAWLRRPPLPGRWPAPGR, encoded by the coding sequence ATGCTGAGTGTGTACCTTCTCCCCTTGGCCCTCCTTCCCGAGAGCTGGGGGCAAGCCCTCCTCCTGCTTTCGGCCTTGGTTTTAGGGCTTCCCCATGGGGCTGCGGACCTCCTGGTGGCCCGGAGGCTAGGCTGGCCCCTGGCCCCTTTCCTTGGGGCCTACCTCCTCCTGGCCGCCCTCCCCCTGGCCCTTCTCCTCGCACACCCTCCCTTGGGCCTCCTAGGCTTCCTCCTCCTTGCCCTTTTGCACTGGGGCCGGGTGGAGGGAAAGGGCTTTCTCGGTTACCTGCGGGCGGGCACGGTCCTCCTTTTCCCCTTCCTTTTCCACGGCGAGGCCATCGCTCCTTTCCTGAAGGCCTTTGCCCAAGGGTTTGCCCTTCCTCCTGGGGTGGCCTTCGCCCTATGGCTTGGCCTTCTCCTACTGGCCCTTCGGGAGCGCCATTCCTTGAGGCTTTGGGGGGATACCTTGGCCCTGGCCCTCCTGGCCTTTGTGGCCCACCCCTATGCGGCCTTGGCGGGTTACTTCCTCCTGCAGCACAGCCTGGATAGCCTGCGCCTCGTGGGCGTGCGGGACCGGGAGTGGCTTGGCGTTTACGCCGCTACCTTGGCCGCCCTGGTCCTGGCCTTACTTCTCTACCCCCATTTCCAGGACCCCCTGGCCGCCTACATGGCCCTCCTCTTCGCCCTCACCCTGCCCCACGCCCTAACCCTCGAGGCCTGGCTGAGGCGGCCTCCGCTTCCCGGGCGATGGCCCGCGCCAGGTCGCTGA
- a CDS encoding bacteriorhodopsin, with translation MREMPELTFGQYWLVFNMLSLTIAGMLAAFVFFLLARSYVAPRYHIALYLSALIVFIAGYHYLRIFESWIGAYQLQDGVYVPTGKPFNDFYRYADWLLTVPLLLLELILVLGLTAARTWNLSLKLVVASVLMLALGYVGEVNTEAGPRTLWGALSSIPFFYILYVLWVELGQAIREAKFGPRVLELLNATRYVLLMSWGFYPIAYALGTWLPGGAAQEVAIQIGYSLADLIAKPIYGLLVFAIARAKSLEEGFGAEARAA, from the coding sequence ATGCGGGAGATGCCGGAACTCACCTTTGGACAGTACTGGTTGGTCTTCAACATGCTCTCCCTAACCATCGCTGGGATGCTGGCCGCCTTCGTCTTCTTCCTCCTGGCGAGGAGCTACGTGGCCCCCCGTTACCACATCGCCCTCTACCTCTCGGCCCTCATCGTCTTCATCGCCGGCTACCACTACCTACGGATCTTTGAAAGCTGGATCGGGGCCTACCAGCTCCAGGACGGGGTCTACGTGCCCACGGGAAAGCCCTTTAACGACTTCTACCGCTACGCCGACTGGCTCCTCACCGTACCGCTCCTCCTCCTGGAGCTCATCCTGGTCCTGGGGCTTACCGCTGCCCGCACCTGGAACCTGAGCCTGAAGCTGGTGGTGGCCTCGGTGCTCATGCTGGCCTTGGGGTACGTGGGGGAGGTGAACACCGAAGCCGGGCCCAGGACCCTTTGGGGGGCTCTTTCCTCCATCCCCTTCTTCTACATCCTTTACGTGCTCTGGGTGGAGCTAGGCCAGGCCATCCGTGAGGCCAAGTTCGGCCCCAGGGTGCTGGAGCTCCTAAACGCCACCCGGTATGTTCTCCTGATGTCCTGGGGCTTCTACCCCATCGCCTACGCCCTGGGTACCTGGCTCCCCGGGGGCGCGGCCCAGGAGGTGGCCATCCAGATTGGCTACAGCCTGGCCGACCTGATCGCCAAGCCCATCTACGGCCTGCTGGTCTTTGCCATCGCCCGGGCCAAGAGCCTAGAGGAGGGTTTTGGGGCCGAGGCCAGGGCCGCCTAA
- a CDS encoding NAD(P)/FAD-dependent oxidoreductase gives MRAVVVGAGIGGLVAARLLKRAGLEVVVLEAHTYPGGLAGSFYHRGFRFDAGATLLSGLAPGAPLARVGEALGMAWPVEPLPLGFPLMEVLLPRGRLLRPVGREAEREAQRDFFGPQVLPFWTWQEDRAKRLLEVAHRLPWPPEREEVGLLLGLLPGLLPLLPDLLRRVSRLAPSAPDFRRFLEAQLLISAQHADPYALYAALALDLPHLGPALVPGGMGRVAEALAQGLEVRYKARARRLLLRRGRALGVEVVYGGRRRGEKEVVEGEFFLLNVPLEPLLGLPGRAPRDGWGAFVLYGVLPFAVPPPYYRQNARERPFAFLSLRPEGERTVFALSLHTPLAPWEGLEGEAYRRLKALWQEKALALGEALLPGLREAEPLFAATPHTYRRFAGRAWVGGYPQTHPFRFPRVRLAANAFLVGERVFPGQSVPAAALSGLRAARLLLAHLGVDPLGTPGWPWPSCPPAP, from the coding sequence ATGCGGGCGGTGGTGGTGGGGGCGGGGATCGGCGGCCTGGTGGCGGCCAGGCTCCTGAAGCGGGCAGGCCTCGAGGTGGTGGTCCTCGAGGCCCACACCTACCCCGGGGGCCTGGCGGGGAGTTTCTACCACCGGGGCTTTCGCTTTGACGCCGGGGCCACCCTGCTTTCCGGCCTGGCCCCAGGGGCGCCCCTGGCCCGGGTGGGGGAGGCCTTGGGGATGGCCTGGCCCGTGGAGCCCCTGCCCCTGGGCTTTCCCCTCATGGAGGTCCTCCTTCCCCGGGGTAGGCTTCTTCGCCCCGTGGGCCGGGAGGCGGAGCGGGAGGCCCAGAGGGATTTCTTCGGTCCCCAGGTTCTCCCCTTCTGGACCTGGCAGGAGGACCGGGCCAAGAGGCTTTTGGAGGTGGCCCATAGGCTCCCCTGGCCCCCCGAGAGGGAGGAGGTGGGCCTCCTCCTGGGGCTTCTCCCCGGCCTCCTTCCCCTCCTGCCCGACCTCTTGCGGCGGGTGAGCCGCCTCGCCCCTAGCGCACCGGATTTCCGCCGCTTCCTCGAGGCCCAGCTCCTCATCAGTGCCCAGCACGCCGACCCCTACGCCCTCTACGCCGCCTTGGCCCTGGACCTTCCCCACCTGGGCCCGGCCCTGGTCCCTGGGGGGATGGGAAGGGTGGCCGAGGCCCTGGCCCAGGGCCTGGAGGTGCGCTACAAGGCCCGGGCCCGGCGGCTTCTCCTCCGGCGAGGCCGGGCCCTGGGCGTGGAGGTGGTCTACGGGGGGAGGCGGCGCGGGGAAAAGGAGGTGGTGGAGGGGGAGTTTTTCCTCCTCAACGTCCCCCTGGAGCCCCTTCTCGGCCTCCCCGGGAGGGCGCCCCGGGACGGCTGGGGGGCCTTTGTCCTCTATGGGGTGCTCCCCTTTGCCGTCCCACCCCCCTACTACCGGCAAAACGCCCGGGAGAGGCCCTTTGCCTTCCTTTCCTTACGCCCCGAGGGCGAGAGGACGGTCTTCGCCCTTTCCCTCCACACCCCCTTGGCCCCCTGGGAGGGGCTGGAGGGGGAAGCTTACCGCCGGCTCAAGGCCCTTTGGCAGGAGAAGGCCCTGGCCCTGGGGGAGGCCCTCCTTCCGGGCCTGAGGGAGGCCGAGCCCCTCTTCGCCGCCACCCCCCATACCTACCGCCGCTTTGCCGGGCGGGCCTGGGTGGGGGGCTACCCCCAGACCCATCCCTTCCGCTTCCCCCGGGTGCGCCTGGCGGCCAACGCCTTCCTTGTGGGGGAGAGGGTTTTCCCCGGGCAGAGCGTGCCTGCCGCCGCCCTTTCCGGCCTCAGGGCTGCCCGCCTCCTCCTGGCCCACCTAGGGGTAGACCCCCTAGGTACCCCAGGATGGCCCTGGCCGTCTTGCCCTCCCGCTCCGTGA
- a CDS encoding YceI family protein, translated as MRWLLAFLLPFLALAQAPYRVEGEARYRGSYPLGSWEGRNPTPRGEVVWDGERASGRVCLEQRAWDSGNGERDKKALEILRAKEFPQACFYPQRARLEGGRFLLEGELEMAGLRRRVRVEGELLDQPSGYRFRGGFRTRFSDWNLERPRFLFLEVRDEVEVYLEAEVRR; from the coding sequence ATGAGGTGGCTCCTTGCCTTCCTCCTTCCCTTCCTGGCCCTGGCCCAGGCCCCCTACCGGGTGGAGGGGGAGGCCCGCTACCGGGGCTCCTACCCTTTGGGCAGCTGGGAGGGGCGAAACCCCACCCCCCGGGGGGAGGTGGTGTGGGACGGGGAAAGGGCTTCCGGGCGGGTATGCCTGGAGCAACGCGCCTGGGACTCGGGGAACGGGGAGCGGGACAAGAAGGCCCTGGAGATCCTTAGGGCCAAGGAGTTTCCCCAGGCCTGCTTCTACCCCCAGCGAGCCCGCCTGGAGGGAGGCCGGTTCCTTCTGGAAGGTGAGCTGGAGATGGCGGGCCTGAGGCGGCGGGTGCGGGTGGAGGGGGAGCTTCTGGACCAACCCAGCGGCTACCGCTTCCGCGGGGGGTTTCGCACCCGGTTTTCCGATTGGAACCTGGAAAGACCCCGCTTCCTCTTCCTGGAGGTGCGGGACGAGGTGGAGGTCTACCTGGAGGCTGAGGTGCGCCGGTGA
- the uvsE gene encoding UV DNA damage repair endonuclease UvsE translates to MIRLGYPCENLTLGASTNHTLRLASLSEERVRAKVAENLEDLERILRWNAKAGFRLFRIGQHLIPFASHPAFPYDWERAHGEELGRLGRLARERGQRLSFHPGPYVNPGSPDPQVVARSLAELRYSARALSLLGAEDGVLVLHLGGVYGGREGALRRFVENLRGEREVLRYLALENDERLWGVEEVLKAAEALGVRAVVDTLHHALNPGRLSLSEALRAAFPTWKGRPKVHLASQDPGKRPGAHAFRVTEADWGELLRALPGPADIMVEAKGKEQGLPLGAQTWLTPALSP, encoded by the coding sequence GTGATCCGTCTGGGCTACCCCTGCGAAAACCTCACCCTAGGGGCCAGCACCAACCACACCTTGCGCTTGGCCTCCCTCAGCGAGGAAAGGGTCCGGGCCAAGGTGGCGGAGAACCTCGAGGACCTGGAGCGCATCCTTCGCTGGAACGCCAAGGCAGGCTTCCGCCTTTTCCGCATCGGCCAGCACCTCATCCCCTTTGCCTCCCATCCCGCCTTTCCCTACGACTGGGAAAGGGCCCACGGAGAGGAGCTAGGGCGGCTGGGCCGCCTGGCCCGGGAAAGGGGGCAGCGGCTTTCCTTCCACCCAGGGCCCTACGTGAACCCAGGAAGCCCAGACCCCCAGGTGGTGGCGCGCTCCCTGGCTGAACTCCGCTACTCCGCCCGGGCCCTCTCCCTCCTGGGGGCAGAGGACGGGGTGCTGGTCCTCCACCTGGGCGGGGTGTATGGGGGGCGGGAGGGAGCGCTCAGGCGCTTTGTGGAAAACCTCCGGGGGGAAAGGGAGGTTCTCCGCTACCTGGCCCTGGAAAACGACGAGCGGCTTTGGGGGGTGGAGGAGGTCTTGAAGGCGGCGGAGGCCCTAGGGGTGAGGGCGGTGGTGGATACCCTGCACCACGCCCTAAACCCGGGGCGGCTTTCCCTATCCGAGGCCCTGAGGGCGGCCTTCCCCACCTGGAAGGGCCGCCCCAAGGTCCACCTGGCAAGCCAAGACCCAGGAAAACGCCCCGGGGCCCACGCCTTCCGGGTGACGGAAGCGGACTGGGGGGAGCTTCTAAGGGCCCTTCCGGGCCCGGCGGACATCATGGTGGAGGCCAAGGGCAAGGAGCAGGGCCTTCCCTTGGGGGCGCAGACCTGGCTTACCCCTGCCCTTAGCCCCTGA